A single genomic interval of Zingiber officinale cultivar Zhangliang chromosome 4A, Zo_v1.1, whole genome shotgun sequence harbors:
- the LOC121972420 gene encoding F-box/kelch-repeat protein At3g61590-like, with amino-acid sequence MAPHKPLFFRFCFHDCAFLGHLYDPCFVQWYNFDFPHLEKSIWRTSSSGGLVCLMNTNDGDRLLVGNPIKRDWKLLPRVPGGSSPQFNALALSFDRLMRDYTMVSSSMDLVAPIAVLLIAAAVTLGTEASIHAYDLEPFREVGNALLLSGGSEGIVASRLDALGPLQIGDGRSYIK; translated from the exons ATGGCGCCACACAAGCCCTTGTTCTTCAGGTTCTGCTTTCACGACTGCGCCTTCTTGGGCCACCTGTATGACCCTTGCTTCGTCCAGTGGTATAACTTCGACTTCCCCCACTTAGAAAAGAGCATCTGGCGCACGTCCTCCTCCGGTGGCCTGGTTTGCTTGATGAACACCAATGACGGAGATCGCTTATTGGTCGGCAATCCCATCAAGAGAGACTGGAAGTTGCTTCCTCGAGTCCCCGGTGGCTCCTCCCCCCAGTTCAACGCGCTCGCCTTGTCGTTCGACCGCCTCATGCGCGACTACACCATGGTCTCCTCGT CTATGGATCTGGTGGCCCCAATCGCCGTGCTCCTCATCGCTGCGGCGGTGACCTTGGGGACAGAGGCCTCGATCCACGCCTACGACCTCGAGCCCTTCAGGGAGGTAGGGAACGCGCTCCTCCTCTCCGGCGGCAGCGAGGGCATCGTCGCGTCCCGCCTCGACGCCCTTGGTCCCCTACAGATCGGAGATGGTCGGTCTTACATCAAGTAA